From the genome of Etheostoma spectabile isolate EspeVRDwgs_2016 chromosome 10, UIUC_Espe_1.0, whole genome shotgun sequence, one region includes:
- the cfap96 gene encoding cilia-and flagella-associated protein 96 isoform X1, with product MKMPSGDGKSDMERLGIFKEMSYISVGDKYTPPTLRPFNESAYRSRQMQAGVAKQRCALQNGFFDKSFKRIFEREALSDPLRLARQNRIQLTNKNLGKAFLPCNGVKKPCGSGSYYGTLSGPVEAMSPLSVARKTRRSPGRNIVTSPPKKGSGYSYPNVTLSKLELYASDPYSRAKEVMEKEAAIHSSKFRDGPFKVNLHPGDFFQSNPYRSDKPPPPANKPLPAAQKLSAVPFKPPSPSKKVGGMKAGTFDPYPSHSADPYVLRRSKAANQEPIFRPAPGPKSVPVKSIITVNVNRSVHSANYTSAIPNVMTF from the exons ATGAAGATGCCATCCGGTGATGGGAAGAGTGACATGGAGCGTCTGGGTATCTTTAAAGAGATGAGCTACATCTCGGTAGGAGACAAGTATACTCCACCCACCCTCC GTCCGTTTAACGAGTCAGCGTATCGTAGCCGCCAGATGCAGGCGGGTGTCGCTAAACAACGATGTGCTCTGCAGAACGGCTTCTTCGACAAGTCCTTTAAGCGGATATTTGAACGTGAAGCACTGAGTGACCCGCTGAGACTGGCCCGACAGAACCGCATCCAGCTGACCAATAAGAACCTGGGCAAGGCCTTCCTGCCCTGTAACGGGGTCAAGAAGCC CTGTGGATCAGGGAGTTACTATGGGACTCTGTCAGGACCAGTCGAAGCCATGAGTCCATTGTCAGTGGCTAGAAAAACTCGTCGCTCTCCTGGACGCAACATTGTCACCTCACCTCCCAAGAAAGGCAGCGGTTACAG CTATCCCAATGTGACACTGTCCAAACTTGAGCTGTATGCCTCAGACCCCTACAGCAGAGCCAAAGAAGTCATGGAG aagGAGGCAGCAATCCATTCCTCAAAGTTTAGAGACGGGCCCTTCAAAGTCAACCTTCACCCCGGAGATTTTTTCCAAAGCAATCCCTACCGCAGTGACAAGCCACCTCCACCAGCAAACAAGCCCCTCCCAGCTGCACAGAAGCTCTCTGCAGTCCCCTTCAAGCCCCCGTCCCCCAGCAAAAAG GTTGGAGGAATGAAAGCGGGGACGTTTGACCCTTATCCCTCACATTCTGCTGATCCGTACGTCCTTCGACGCTCCAaagcagccaatcaggagcCAATCTTCCGCCCTGCTCCTGGTCCTAAGAGCGTACCTGTCAAGAGCATCATCACTGTCAATGTGAACAG gaGTGTTCACTCTGCAAACTACACCTCAGCCATTCCAAATGTGATGACCTTCTGA
- the cfap96 gene encoding cilia-and flagella-associated protein 96 isoform X2: MKMPSGDGKSDMERLGIFKEMSYISVGDKYTPPTLRPFNESAYRSRQMQAGVAKQRCALQNGFFDKSFKRIFEREALSDPLRLARQNRIQLTNKNLGKAFLPCNGVKKPCGSGSYYGTLSGPVEAMSPLSVARKTRRSPGRNIVTSPPKKGSGYSYPNVTLSKLELYASDPYSRAKEVMEVGGMKAGTFDPYPSHSADPYVLRRSKAANQEPIFRPAPGPKSVPVKSIITVNVNRSVHSANYTSAIPNVMTF; encoded by the exons ATGAAGATGCCATCCGGTGATGGGAAGAGTGACATGGAGCGTCTGGGTATCTTTAAAGAGATGAGCTACATCTCGGTAGGAGACAAGTATACTCCACCCACCCTCC GTCCGTTTAACGAGTCAGCGTATCGTAGCCGCCAGATGCAGGCGGGTGTCGCTAAACAACGATGTGCTCTGCAGAACGGCTTCTTCGACAAGTCCTTTAAGCGGATATTTGAACGTGAAGCACTGAGTGACCCGCTGAGACTGGCCCGACAGAACCGCATCCAGCTGACCAATAAGAACCTGGGCAAGGCCTTCCTGCCCTGTAACGGGGTCAAGAAGCC CTGTGGATCAGGGAGTTACTATGGGACTCTGTCAGGACCAGTCGAAGCCATGAGTCCATTGTCAGTGGCTAGAAAAACTCGTCGCTCTCCTGGACGCAACATTGTCACCTCACCTCCCAAGAAAGGCAGCGGTTACAG CTATCCCAATGTGACACTGTCCAAACTTGAGCTGTATGCCTCAGACCCCTACAGCAGAGCCAAAGAAGTCATGGAG GTTGGAGGAATGAAAGCGGGGACGTTTGACCCTTATCCCTCACATTCTGCTGATCCGTACGTCCTTCGACGCTCCAaagcagccaatcaggagcCAATCTTCCGCCCTGCTCCTGGTCCTAAGAGCGTACCTGTCAAGAGCATCATCACTGTCAATGTGAACAG gaGTGTTCACTCTGCAAACTACACCTCAGCCATTCCAAATGTGATGACCTTCTGA